A region from the Pseudomonas sp. Teo4 genome encodes:
- the elbB gene encoding isoprenoid biosynthesis glyoxalase ElbB, protein MTKKVAVILSGCGVYDGAEIHESVITLLRLDQRGAQVQCFAPNIAQMHVINHLTGEEMPESRNVLVESARIARGEVKDIREAKAEDFDALIVPGGFGAAKNLSNFAVEGAGCTVNPDVLALAEAFADACKPVGLICISPALAAKIYGPGVVCTIGNDAGTAAAVAKMGGTHEECDVHDIVEDTQRKLVTTPAYMLAQSISEAAGGIYKLVDRVLELTHEGEQ, encoded by the coding sequence ATGACCAAAAAAGTAGCGGTGATTCTTTCCGGCTGTGGCGTATACGACGGCGCCGAAATCCATGAAAGCGTGATCACCCTGCTGCGCCTCGACCAGCGCGGTGCACAGGTACAGTGCTTCGCGCCGAACATTGCGCAGATGCATGTGATCAACCACCTGACCGGCGAGGAAATGCCCGAGTCGCGCAATGTACTGGTCGAATCGGCGCGCATCGCTCGTGGCGAGGTGAAGGACATCCGTGAAGCCAAGGCCGAAGATTTCGACGCGCTGATCGTGCCGGGTGGCTTTGGCGCGGCGAAGAACCTGTCCAACTTTGCCGTCGAAGGTGCCGGCTGCACCGTCAATCCGGACGTGCTCGCCCTGGCCGAAGCCTTTGCCGATGCCTGCAAACCGGTAGGCCTGATCTGCATTTCGCCAGCGCTGGCGGCCAAGATCTATGGTCCGGGTGTGGTCTGCACCATCGGCAACGATGCCGGTACCGCTGCTGCGGTGGCGAAGATGGGCGGAACACACGAAGAGTGCGATGTGCATGACATCGTCGAAGATACCCAGCGCAAGCTGGTGACCACCCCGGCCTACATGCTGGCCCAGTCGATCAGCGAAGCGGCGGGTGGTATCTACAAGCTGGTGGATCGGGTGCTGGAACTCACTCACGAGGGTGAGCAGTAA
- a CDS encoding DedA family protein: MLQQFLQDFGYFALFLGTFFEGETILVLAGFLAFRGYMDINLVVLTAFFGSYAGDQLWYFMGRRHGRKILARKPRWQAMGDRALDHIRRHPDIWVLSFRFVYGLRTVMPVAIGLSGYPPRRYLLLNGIGAAVWALALGAAAYHFGAILEGMLGNVKKYELWVLGGLLVLGGLLWLRRRFRTLRAERKAAANGQGPQAGQAVGQKQAPDQHSDRP, from the coding sequence ATGCTTCAACAATTCCTGCAGGATTTCGGCTACTTCGCCCTCTTTCTTGGCACCTTCTTCGAAGGCGAGACCATCCTGGTGCTTGCGGGGTTCCTTGCGTTCCGCGGTTACATGGACATCAACCTGGTGGTCCTGACCGCATTCTTCGGCAGCTACGCCGGTGACCAGCTGTGGTACTTCATGGGCCGCCGCCATGGGCGCAAGATCCTGGCACGCAAACCGCGCTGGCAGGCCATGGGTGACCGGGCGCTGGACCACATTCGCCGCCACCCCGATATCTGGGTGCTGAGCTTCCGCTTCGTGTACGGCCTGCGCACGGTGATGCCAGTAGCCATCGGCCTTTCCGGCTACCCGCCACGCCGCTACTTGCTGCTCAACGGTATCGGAGCAGCCGTGTGGGCCTTGGCGTTGGGCGCTGCCGCGTACCACTTCGGCGCCATCCTCGAAGGCATGCTGGGCAATGTGAAGAAGTACGAGCTATGGGTGCTTGGCGGCCTGCTGGTGCTGGGCGGCCTGCTCTGGCTGCGTCGGCGCTTTCGTACGTTGCGCGCCGAGCGCAAGGCGGCGGCAAACGGCCAGGGCCCACAGGCTGGCCAAGCAGTAGGCCAGAAGCAGGCACCAGACCAACACAGTGACCGGCCCTAA
- the ppk1 gene encoding polyphosphate kinase 1, whose product MNNEVLTPVAIKDAQALPEEMVQTPPDLPVTPEPVVEAAAAPAPAPAPAIAIPGLDDSSLYIHRELSQLQFNIRVLEQALDESYPLLERLKFLLIFSSNLDEFFEIRVAGLKKQINFAREQAGADGLQPHQALARISDLVHTEVDRQYAILNDVLLPELEKHQIRFIRRRYWTPKLKTWVRRYFRDEIAPIITPIGLDPTHPFPLLVNKSLNFIVELEGVDAFGRDSGLAIIPAPRLLPRVIRVPEDVGGPGDNYVFLSSMIHAHADDLFQGMKVKGCYQFRLTRNADLALDSEEVDDLARALRGELFSRRYGDAVRLEVADTCPKHLSDYLLKQFSLSESELYQVNGPVNLTRLFSITGLDSHPELQYTPFTPAIPKLLQNADNIFSVIGKQDVLLMHPFESFTPVIDLLRQAAKDPHVLAVRQTLYRSGANSEIVDALVDAARNGKEVTAVIELRARFDEESNLQMASRLQAAGAVVIYGVVGFKTHAKMMLILRREQGEIVRYAHLGTGNYHAGNARLYTDYSLLTSDDALTEDVGKLFSQLIGMGKTLRMKKLLHAPFTLKKGMLDMIARETQFALEGKPAHIIAKFNSLTDAKVIKALYKASQSGVRIDLVVRGMCCLRPGIPGVSHNIQVRSIIGRFLEHTRVFYFLNGGEEQIYLSSADWMERNLDKRVETCFPVEGKKLLLRVKKELEGYLTDNTHAWTLQSDGRYVRSTPTGNQNPRSAQATLLERLSNPVLNVR is encoded by the coding sequence ATGAATAATGAAGTGCTAACCCCTGTCGCGATCAAGGACGCCCAGGCTCTTCCCGAAGAGATGGTGCAGACCCCGCCGGACCTGCCCGTGACGCCGGAGCCGGTGGTCGAGGCTGCCGCCGCGCCGGCCCCTGCGCCTGCACCGGCAATCGCCATCCCGGGCCTGGACGACAGCAGCCTGTACATTCATCGCGAGCTTTCGCAGCTGCAATTCAACATTCGTGTGCTGGAGCAGGCGCTGGATGAGTCCTATCCGCTGCTCGAGCGCCTCAAGTTCCTGCTGATCTTCTCCAGCAACCTGGACGAATTCTTCGAAATCCGTGTTGCCGGCCTGAAGAAGCAGATCAATTTTGCCCGTGAACAAGCCGGTGCCGACGGTTTGCAGCCGCACCAGGCGCTGGCACGGATCAGCGATCTGGTGCACACGGAAGTCGACCGCCAATACGCGATCCTCAACGATGTGCTGCTGCCTGAGCTGGAAAAGCATCAGATCCGCTTCATCCGCCGTCGTTACTGGACGCCCAAGCTCAAGACCTGGGTGCGTCGTTACTTCCGTGACGAGATCGCGCCGATCATCACCCCGATCGGTCTCGACCCGACTCACCCTTTCCCGTTGCTGGTGAACAAGAGCCTCAACTTCATCGTCGAGCTGGAAGGTGTCGATGCCTTCGGCCGCGACTCGGGCCTGGCGATCATCCCGGCCCCGCGTTTGCTGCCACGGGTCATCCGCGTGCCTGAAGATGTGGGTGGCCCAGGCGACAACTATGTGTTCCTGTCTTCGATGATCCACGCCCACGCCGACGACCTGTTCCAAGGCATGAAGGTCAAGGGCTGCTACCAGTTCCGCCTGACCCGAAACGCCGACCTCGCGCTGGACTCCGAAGAAGTCGACGACCTGGCCCGTGCCCTGCGCGGCGAGCTGTTCTCGCGTCGATACGGTGATGCTGTACGCCTGGAAGTGGCTGACACTTGCCCGAAACACTTGTCCGACTACTTGCTCAAGCAGTTCAGCCTGAGCGAGAGCGAGCTGTACCAGGTCAACGGCCCGGTCAACCTGACCCGCCTGTTCAGCATCACTGGCCTGGATAGCCACCCGGAGCTGCAGTACACCCCGTTCACCCCGGCGATCCCCAAGCTGCTGCAGAACGCCGACAACATCTTCAGCGTGATCGGCAAGCAGGACGTGTTGCTGATGCACCCGTTCGAGTCCTTCACCCCGGTGATCGACCTGCTGCGCCAGGCCGCCAAGGACCCGCACGTGCTTGCCGTGCGGCAGACCCTGTATCGCTCCGGCGCCAACTCGGAGATCGTCGACGCCCTGGTGGACGCGGCGCGTAACGGCAAGGAGGTCACCGCGGTGATCGAGCTGCGTGCGCGTTTCGACGAAGAGTCCAACCTGCAGATGGCCAGCCGCCTGCAAGCGGCCGGCGCAGTGGTGATCTACGGTGTGGTCGGCTTCAAGACCCACGCCAAGATGATGCTGATTCTGCGCCGCGAGCAGGGCGAGATCGTCCGTTATGCACACCTGGGTACCGGTAACTACCACGCCGGCAACGCCCGCCTGTACACCGACTACAGCCTGCTCACCTCCGACGATGCCCTCACCGAGGACGTCGGCAAGCTGTTCAGCCAGTTGATCGGCATGGGTAAGACCCTGCGCATGAAAAAGCTGCTGCATGCGCCGTTCACCCTGAAAAAGGGCATGCTCGACATGATTGCCCGCGAGACGCAGTTCGCCCTCGAAGGCAAGCCGGCGCACATCATCGCCAAGTTCAACTCGCTGACCGACGCCAAGGTCATCAAGGCCCTGTACAAGGCCAGCCAGTCCGGCGTGCGTATCGACCTGGTGGTGCGCGGTATGTGCTGCCTGCGACCGGGCATTCCGGGGGTGTCGCACAACATCCAGGTGCGCTCGATCATCGGCCGCTTCCTGGAGCACACGCGGGTGTTCTACTTCCTCAATGGCGGCGAAGAGCAGATCTACCTGTCCAGTGCCGACTGGATGGAGCGCAACCTCGACAAGCGTGTCGAGACCTGCTTCCCGGTGGAGGGCAAGAAGTTGCTGCTGCGGGTGAAGAAGGAGCTGGAAGGCTACCTGACCGACAACACCCACGCCTGGACCTTGCAGTCGGATGGGCGCTACGTGCGCAGCACCCCGACCGGTAACCAGAACCCGCGCAGTGCTCAGGCCACCCTGTTGGAGCGCTTGAGCAACCCGGTCCTCAACGTACGCTGA
- the ppx gene encoding exopolyphosphatase, whose translation MPQTSAKNLSLIAAIDLGSNSFHMVVAKAHHTEIRILERLGEKVQLAAGIGEDRLLSEEAMERGLDCLKRFAQLINGMHSGAVRIVGTNALREARNRNEFIQRAEAILGHPVEVISGREEARLIYLGVSHTLADTPGKRLVADIGGGSTEFIIGQRFEPLLRESLQMGCVSFTQRYFRDGKITPARYAQAYTAARLELMSIENALHRLTWDEAIGSSGTIRAIGAAIKALGLGNGEVNAEGLAMVKRKLFKLGEVDKIDFDGVKPDRRTIFPAGLAILEAIFDALELQRMDHCDGALREGVLFDLLGRHHHEDVRERTLNSLMERYHVDQGQAARVERKALHAFDQVAKVWGLEEGNWRDLLGWAAKVHEIGLDIAHYHYHKHGAYLIEHSDLAGFSREDQQMLALLVRGHRRNIPKDKFAEFGDEGIQLIRLCVLLRFAILFHHIRGNQQMPKVELHASEDTLDVAFPDGWLEQNQLTQADFANEAEWLARVGFVLSVR comes from the coding sequence ATGCCGCAAACATCCGCGAAGAACCTGTCTCTGATCGCCGCCATCGACCTTGGCTCCAACAGCTTTCACATGGTCGTGGCCAAGGCTCACCACACCGAGATCCGTATTCTTGAGCGGCTGGGCGAAAAGGTTCAGCTGGCCGCCGGCATCGGCGAAGATCGTCTGCTCAGCGAAGAAGCCATGGAGCGGGGCCTCGATTGCCTCAAGCGCTTCGCCCAGCTGATCAATGGCATGCATTCCGGCGCCGTGCGCATCGTCGGCACCAACGCCCTGCGCGAAGCGCGTAACCGCAATGAGTTCATCCAGCGTGCAGAGGCGATTCTTGGCCACCCGGTGGAAGTCATCTCCGGCCGTGAAGAGGCCCGCCTGATCTACCTCGGTGTGTCCCATACCCTGGCCGACACCCCCGGCAAACGCCTGGTCGCCGACATCGGCGGCGGCAGTACCGAATTCATCATCGGCCAACGCTTCGAACCGCTGCTGCGCGAAAGCCTGCAGATGGGCTGCGTGAGCTTCACCCAGCGCTATTTCCGCGACGGCAAGATCACCCCGGCGCGCTACGCCCAGGCCTACACCGCCGCACGCCTGGAACTGATGAGCATCGAGAACGCCCTGCACCGCCTGACCTGGGACGAAGCCATCGGTTCGTCCGGCACCATCCGCGCCATCGGCGCCGCCATCAAGGCCTTGGGCCTGGGCAATGGCGAGGTCAACGCCGAAGGCCTGGCCATGGTCAAGCGCAAGCTGTTCAAGCTGGGCGAAGTCGACAAGATCGATTTCGACGGCGTGAAACCAGACCGCCGCACCATTTTCCCGGCCGGCCTGGCGATTCTCGAAGCCATCTTCGACGCGCTCGAATTGCAACGCATGGACCACTGCGACGGCGCCCTGCGTGAAGGTGTGCTGTTCGACCTGCTGGGCCGCCACCACCACGAAGACGTACGCGAACGCACTCTGAACTCGCTGATGGAGCGCTACCACGTCGATCAGGGGCAGGCAGCACGTGTCGAGCGCAAAGCGCTGCACGCCTTTGACCAGGTAGCCAAGGTGTGGGGGCTTGAAGAGGGTAACTGGCGCGATCTTCTGGGCTGGGCGGCCAAAGTTCACGAAATCGGCCTGGATATTGCCCATTACCACTACCACAAGCACGGCGCCTACCTGATCGAGCACTCCGACCTGGCCGGTTTCTCTCGCGAAGACCAACAGATGCTGGCCCTGCTGGTGCGTGGCCACCGCCGCAACATTCCCAAGGACAAGTTCGCCGAATTCGGCGACGAAGGCATCCAGTTGATCCGCCTGTGCGTGCTACTGCGCTTCGCCATCCTGTTCCACCACATCCGTGGTAACCAGCAGATGCCGAAAGTGGAACTGCATGCCAGCGAAGACACCCTGGATGTGGCCTTCCCGGATGGCTGGCTGGAACAGAACCAGCTGACCCAGGCCGACTTCGCCAACGAGGCGGAGTGGCTGGCCCGGGTCGGCTTCGTCCTCAGCGTACGTTGA
- the trxA gene encoding thioredoxin TrxA has protein sequence MSSDLIKHVTDATFEAEVLQAQGPVLVDYWAEWCGPCKMIAPVLDDIAATYEGKLTVAKLNIDDNQETPAKHGVRGIPTLMLFKNGNVEATKVGALSKSQLAAFLDAHL, from the coding sequence ATGAGCAGCGATCTGATCAAACACGTCACCGACGCGACCTTCGAAGCCGAAGTCCTGCAGGCTCAAGGCCCGGTGCTGGTCGACTACTGGGCTGAATGGTGCGGCCCATGCAAGATGATCGCCCCGGTTCTGGACGACATCGCCGCCACCTACGAGGGCAAACTGACCGTCGCCAAGCTGAACATCGACGACAACCAGGAAACCCCGGCCAAGCACGGCGTGCGTGGCATCCCGACCCTGATGCTGTTCAAGAACGGCAACGTCGAAGCCACCAAGGTCGGCGCCCTGTCCAAATCCCAGCTGGCCGCGTTCCTCGACGCCCACCTGTGA
- the rho gene encoding transcription termination factor Rho: protein MNLTELKQKPITDLLEMAEQMGIENMARSRKQDVIFALLKKHAKSGEEISGDGVLEILQDGFGFLRSADASYLAGPDDIYVSPSQIRRFNLRTGDTIVGKIRPPKEGERYFALLKVDTINFDRPENAKNKILFENLTPLFPNKRLKMEAGNGSTEDLTGRVIDLCAPIGKGQRGLIVAPPKAGKTIMLQNIAANITRNNPECHLIVLLIDERPEEVTEMQRTVRGEVVASTFDEPPTRHVQVAEMVIEKAKRLVEHKKDVVILLDSITRLARAYNTVIPSSGKVLTGGVDAHALEKPKRFFGAARNIEEGGSLTIIATALVETGSKMDEVIYEEFKGTGNMELPLDRRIAEKRVFPAININRSGTRREELLTADDELQRMWILRKLLHPMDEIAAIEFLVDKLKQTKTNDEFFLSMKRK from the coding sequence ATGAACCTGACTGAACTCAAGCAAAAGCCGATTACCGATCTTTTGGAAATGGCCGAACAGATGGGCATCGAAAACATGGCCCGTTCGCGCAAACAGGACGTGATTTTCGCCCTGCTGAAGAAGCACGCGAAAAGCGGCGAAGAGATCTCGGGTGACGGCGTGCTGGAGATTCTCCAGGATGGTTTCGGTTTCCTGCGTTCGGCTGATGCGTCCTACCTGGCCGGCCCCGATGACATCTACGTCTCGCCTAGCCAGATCCGCCGTTTCAACCTGCGTACCGGCGACACCATCGTCGGCAAGATCCGCCCGCCGAAGGAAGGGGAGCGTTACTTCGCTCTGCTGAAGGTCGATACCATCAACTTCGACCGTCCGGAAAACGCGAAGAACAAGATTCTGTTTGAAAACCTGACGCCGCTGTTCCCCAACAAGCGCCTGAAGATGGAAGCCGGTAACGGCTCCACCGAAGACCTTACCGGCCGCGTCATCGACCTGTGCGCTCCAATCGGCAAGGGCCAGCGCGGCCTGATCGTCGCCCCGCCGAAAGCGGGTAAAACGATCATGCTGCAGAACATCGCGGCCAACATCACCCGTAACAACCCAGAGTGCCACCTGATCGTCCTGCTGATCGACGAGCGCCCTGAGGAAGTGACCGAAATGCAGCGCACCGTGCGCGGCGAAGTGGTCGCTTCGACCTTCGACGAGCCGCCAACCCGCCACGTGCAGGTTGCCGAGATGGTCATCGAAAAGGCCAAGCGTCTGGTCGAACACAAGAAAGACGTGGTTATTCTGCTCGACTCCATCACCCGTCTGGCGCGTGCCTACAACACCGTGATCCCGAGCTCCGGCAAGGTGCTGACCGGTGGTGTCGACGCCCACGCCCTGGAGAAGCCGAAGCGTTTCTTCGGTGCCGCCCGTAACATCGAGGAAGGCGGTTCGCTGACCATCATCGCCACCGCGCTGGTCGAAACCGGCTCGAAGATGGACGAGGTGATCTACGAAGAGTTCAAGGGTACCGGCAACATGGAGCTGCCGCTGGACCGCCGCATCGCCGAGAAGCGCGTGTTCCCAGCCATCAACATCAACCGTTCGGGCACCCGTCGCGAAGAGTTGCTGACCGCCGACGACGAACTGCAGCGCATGTGGATTCTGCGCAAGCTGCTGCACCCGATGGACGAGATCGCCGCCATCGAGTTCCTGGTCGACAAGCTCAAGCAGACCAAGACCAACGATGAGTTCTTCCTGTCGATGAAGCGCAAGTAA